One Vibrio sp. CDRSL-10 TSBA genomic region harbors:
- a CDS encoding DUF3392 domain-containing protein: MMSFFAPAGHYIAPYLSEISTALIACLLVMCGGEINALLRRVLRNQHFIVRTVIFIMINAFGYGLIIIKASPYLTRTLSDLEQGMMFGIIVISFVVIGLWAQRNRQI; encoded by the coding sequence ATGATGAGTTTTTTCGCCCCGGCCGGGCATTACATTGCGCCCTACCTCAGTGAAATTTCAACCGCACTGATCGCCTGCTTGCTGGTGATGTGTGGCGGTGAAATTAACGCCCTGCTGCGCCGCGTACTGCGCAACCAGCACTTTATTGTGCGCACCGTTATTTTTATTATGATTAACGCGTTTGGTTATGGATTAATCATAATTAAAGCAAGCCCTTACCTGACTCGGACACTCTCTGATTTAGAGCAAGGCATGATGTTTGGCATTATTGTCATCAGCTTTGTTGTAATTGGCCTATGGGCACAAAGAAACCGTCAAATTTAA